A region from the Hydrogenimonas sp. genome encodes:
- a CDS encoding ATP-dependent DNA helicase UvrD/PcrA/Rep, epsilon proteobacterial type 1 has product MPLSKLNKEQLEAARAPFGHNLVIASAGTGKTSTIVGRIAYLLKEGVDPKEILLLTFTNKAAAEMVERIAGFFNRNVAASIEAGTFHAVSYRHLKREKREINLKQPFELKTLFRSIYDKRRFHHIAAEVEPFAANFLYDLYSLFQNASSEPFDLWLPKRHPGHEPFTDIYLDIIDEFKSTKREFGFVDFNDLLILMRESVAEKPLPFKEILVDEYQDTNELQGSLIDAMDAGSLFCVGDYDQSIYAFNGANINIIGSFGRKYGDAKIFTLTKNYRSTAPILDLANRVIEHNERIYPKQLEVVRGSESASMPRLMIFDNLMQQYEAISQAIRRSMTPHAEIAVIFRNNASADGIEAMLKEEGIACRRKGGRSFFDAKEVKAALDLATLLANPKDMMAFIHIFEYARGIGSATAKELFEGFSVLGDGDMIRGLFRPKPMTNPFKARSTNYQLGLFDHPMQIGSVSRFSHLGLDENFMAHPILKHPALNSDGVKFLYDFYRLMSSLKNIRQPQSIMRSILSSEIYRFITDRLAESRATLKNGEVDGTKKEEALERIKRKGVLLVRLAQAYNSNEKFINAMVLGGRELSEGEGVNLLTVHASKGLEFDEVYVIDLMDGRFPNRKLAGQGGSIEEERRLFYVAVTRAKNRLFLSYAKYDSFKDVTFFPSQFLYEAGLLKKDRVYEKLKALSGP; this is encoded by the coding sequence ATGCCTCTATCTAAACTGAACAAAGAGCAGTTGGAAGCGGCCAGGGCGCCTTTCGGGCACAACCTGGTGATAGCATCTGCCGGAACAGGAAAGACCTCTACGATCGTCGGCCGCATAGCATACCTGCTCAAAGAGGGGGTAGACCCGAAAGAGATTTTGCTGCTAACCTTCACGAACAAAGCCGCCGCGGAGATGGTAGAGCGGATAGCAGGCTTTTTCAACCGTAATGTGGCAGCTTCGATAGAGGCCGGGACTTTCCATGCGGTGAGCTACCGGCACCTCAAAAGAGAGAAGAGAGAGATCAACCTAAAGCAGCCTTTCGAGCTAAAGACCCTCTTCCGAAGCATCTACGATAAACGGCGGTTTCACCATATAGCCGCAGAAGTAGAGCCGTTCGCCGCCAATTTTCTCTACGATCTATACTCCCTTTTCCAGAATGCCTCTTCTGAGCCGTTCGATCTCTGGCTTCCCAAAAGACATCCCGGACACGAGCCTTTTACGGATATCTACCTCGATATCATAGATGAGTTCAAAAGTACGAAGAGGGAGTTCGGTTTCGTAGATTTCAACGACCTTCTGATCCTGATGCGTGAATCCGTAGCCGAGAAGCCTCTTCCTTTCAAAGAGATTCTAGTGGACGAATATCAGGATACGAACGAACTGCAGGGCTCTTTGATAGATGCCATGGACGCCGGGTCGCTCTTTTGTGTCGGGGACTATGATCAGAGTATATACGCCTTCAACGGTGCGAATATAAACATTATCGGCTCGTTCGGCAGGAAGTACGGCGATGCGAAGATCTTTACGCTCACAAAGAACTACCGCTCTACAGCTCCCATACTCGACTTGGCCAACCGCGTCATAGAGCACAACGAGCGTATCTACCCCAAGCAGTTGGAGGTGGTAAGAGGCAGCGAGAGCGCTTCGATGCCCAGACTCATGATATTCGACAACCTTATGCAGCAGTACGAGGCTATATCGCAGGCGATCCGGCGCTCCATGACTCCGCACGCAGAAATAGCGGTGATTTTCAGGAACAACGCGTCGGCGGACGGAATAGAGGCTATGCTCAAGGAAGAGGGCATAGCCTGCAGGCGCAAAGGGGGCAGAAGCTTTTTCGACGCCAAGGAGGTGAAGGCCGCTTTGGACCTGGCCACGCTTCTGGCCAACCCGAAAGATATGATGGCGTTCATACATATCTTCGAATATGCCAGGGGAATCGGCAGTGCTACGGCAAAGGAGCTTTTTGAGGGGTTCTCTGTTCTGGGTGACGGCGATATGATAAGAGGTCTTTTCCGTCCGAAGCCGATGACAAACCCCTTCAAAGCCCGCAGTACCAACTATCAGCTAGGCCTCTTCGACCATCCGATGCAGATAGGATCTGTTTCTAGATTCTCCCATCTCGGACTCGATGAGAACTTCATGGCGCATCCTATACTGAAGCATCCGGCACTCAACAGCGACGGGGTGAAGTTTCTATATGACTTCTACCGACTTATGAGCTCTCTGAAAAATATTCGACAGCCGCAATCTATCATGAGATCGATTCTCTCTTCGGAGATATACCGGTTTATTACAGACCGGCTCGCCGAATCAAGGGCCACCCTGAAAAACGGTGAGGTTGATGGTACAAAAAAAGAGGAGGCTCTCGAGAGGATAAAGCGCAAGGGGGTTTTGCTGGTGCGTCTTGCGCAGGCGTACAACAGCAACGAAAAGTTTATCAATGCCATGGTACTGGGAGGAAGAGAGCTTAGCGAAGGCGAGGGTGTAAACCTGCTGACGGTTCATGCGAGTAAAGGGCTGGAGTTCGATGAGGTCTATGTGATAGATCTTATGGACGGAAGGTTTCCAAACAGGAAGCTTGCGGGGCAGGGGGGAAGTATCGAGGAGGAGAGGAGGCTCTTTTATGTGGCTGTTACAAGGGCGAAAAACCGCCTCTTCCTATCCTACGCGAAATATGACAGCTTCAAAGATGTCACATTCTTCCCTTCCCAGTTTCTGTATGAGGCCGGTCTTTTGAAAAAAGACCGGGTCTACGAGAAGCTCAAAGCCCTTAGTGGCCCTTGA
- a CDS encoding type II secretion system protein codes for MKYYQVTMLVRGNRRNILLKAKDRADAINKIKRDYQGTLLKIKEVSAPIDATLKEFFAQFSSTVSNKKVQPKNLIAAIRQLAVMTNAGISVHDALNEIANATNDAKLKSILTQASESINSGLSLSDTFKRYRYDVGGITLAMIELGEQTGNMADALSSLADILEEIQENVQKFKKAMRYPLITMGAMAIAFTILIMVVVPKFKAIFEKFNAELPLPTKILLGIEHVLSNYGLLVLGGLIFFIVLIVYLYRNNEEFKYKTDKLMLKTYLIKDIIFFATLNRFSIVFTELVHAGIPIADALDTATGMIDNAVMKEKLESVKVSVSRGVSLTEAFKDTGVFENMIIQMISAGESSGQLDNMMRKVTDYYRMRFNHILDNMSSYIEPIMLAIIAGLVLLLALGIFLPMWDMARAVKGH; via the coding sequence ATGAAATATTATCAGGTCACTATGCTGGTCCGCGGTAACAGGCGGAATATTCTGCTTAAAGCGAAAGACAGAGCCGACGCTATCAACAAGATAAAGAGAGACTATCAGGGTACGCTGCTCAAGATAAAAGAGGTGTCGGCACCCATAGATGCTACTCTCAAAGAGTTCTTTGCTCAGTTCTCTTCGACCGTTTCGAACAAAAAGGTACAACCCAAAAATCTTATAGCCGCCATTAGGCAGCTTGCCGTCATGACGAATGCCGGAATCAGTGTGCACGATGCCCTGAACGAGATAGCGAATGCTACTAACGATGCCAAGCTGAAGTCGATCCTGACACAGGCATCTGAGAGCATCAACTCCGGACTGAGTCTCTCCGACACTTTCAAACGCTACCGTTACGATGTCGGCGGTATTACACTCGCGATGATCGAACTCGGGGAGCAGACAGGAAATATGGCCGACGCACTCTCCTCTCTTGCCGACATTCTCGAAGAGATCCAGGAGAATGTACAGAAGTTCAAAAAAGCGATGCGCTATCCGTTGATAACGATGGGTGCAATGGCAATCGCTTTTACCATTCTTATCATGGTCGTCGTACCGAAGTTCAAGGCGATTTTCGAGAAGTTCAACGCGGAGCTTCCCCTACCTACAAAGATTCTGCTCGGCATAGAGCATGTCCTGAGCAACTACGGACTGCTCGTACTCGGCGGACTTATCTTCTTCATAGTACTAATAGTATACCTATACAGAAACAATGAAGAGTTCAAATATAAAACGGATAAGCTGATGCTCAAAACATATCTTATAAAAGATATTATCTTCTTCGCTACGCTGAACCGCTTCTCGATAGTCTTTACCGAACTGGTACACGCCGGTATCCCGATCGCCGACGCACTCGATACGGCTACCGGGATGATCGACAACGCCGTAATGAAAGAGAAGCTGGAGTCGGTTAAAGTCTCGGTCTCAAGAGGTGTCAGCCTGACTGAAGCTTTCAAAGATACCGGTGTTTTCGAAAATATGATAATCCAGATGATCTCGGCCGGTGAAAGCAGCGGCCAGCTCGACAATATGATGAGAAAGGTAACCGACTACTACAGGATGCGTTTCAACCATATTCTTGACAACATGTCGTCATATATAGAGCCGATCATGCTGGCTATTATCGCCGGTCTGGTACTTCTGCTGGCTCTGGGTATCTTCCTGCCTATGTGGGATATGGCCCGCGCCGTCAAGGGCCACTAA
- a CDS encoding type II secretory pathway, ATPase PulE/Tfp pilus assembly pathway, ATPase PilB, which produces MSRIIEILIKSGIVTKEQIADLLKSKKAKKITLKALIENQIIKPELAYKLIADEIRKGNLSLEALENESSSINIDKVLTQLAKLMHMDYINLDEVDIDLRLVGKLPMQKLEKIGVLPIKENDLSVTVAFKDPFDFSAQEAIQRLFPKKPVNPAIARPTQIEYHLNRLEMSESIKGLINEIRQEISESASATEASESSAILKLIEVILKSAIIARASDIHIEPTENSCIVRSRIDGMLTESFRFDKDIYPPLSSRLKLLSNLDIAERRKPQDGRFSATIVNREFDFRVSTLPIMNGESIVMRILDKSKVMIRLEDAGMSPGNFNIFNDALKVPYGIVLVTGPTGSGKTTTLYGALNNLKSVDKKLITVEDPVEYQMNLVQQVQVNPKVGLTFASALRSILRQDPDIIMIGEIRDQETLRIAIQAALTGHLVLSTLHTNDSISAITRMADMGIEPYLISGSLIAIEAQRLVRKICPNCKKVVEIPDHVINELQEYIPEHYQFYKGAGCKECQGTGYMGREMISEVLRVNETLTSMIAREASKAELTEEAFKGGFVTMIQDGVNKALEGKTTIDEVLRVARLS; this is translated from the coding sequence ATGAGCAGAATCATAGAAATTTTAATCAAAAGCGGAATTGTTACCAAAGAGCAGATAGCCGATCTGCTGAAATCGAAAAAAGCAAAAAAGATAACTCTCAAAGCTTTGATAGAGAACCAGATCATAAAACCGGAACTGGCATACAAACTCATAGCAGACGAGATAAGAAAAGGGAATCTCTCGCTGGAGGCGCTGGAAAATGAGAGCAGTTCCATAAACATCGACAAGGTTTTGACTCAGCTTGCAAAACTGATGCACATGGACTATATAAATCTCGACGAAGTGGATATCGACCTCCGGCTGGTCGGCAAACTGCCGATGCAGAAACTGGAGAAGATCGGTGTCCTTCCCATAAAAGAGAACGATCTGAGTGTTACGGTGGCATTCAAAGACCCGTTCGATTTCAGCGCACAGGAGGCTATACAGCGCCTCTTTCCAAAAAAGCCGGTAAATCCGGCGATAGCACGGCCTACACAGATTGAGTATCATCTAAACCGCCTCGAGATGTCCGAGAGTATCAAAGGGCTGATAAACGAGATACGCCAGGAGATATCCGAAAGTGCTTCGGCTACGGAGGCGAGCGAATCTTCCGCCATTCTGAAACTTATCGAAGTCATTTTGAAGTCCGCCATAATAGCGAGGGCGAGCGACATCCACATTGAGCCTACGGAGAACAGCTGTATAGTCAGAAGCCGTATCGACGGTATGCTTACGGAGAGTTTCCGTTTCGACAAAGATATCTACCCCCCTCTCTCTTCTAGACTGAAACTTCTTTCAAACCTGGATATTGCGGAGCGTAGAAAACCGCAGGACGGCCGCTTTTCTGCGACAATTGTCAACCGTGAGTTCGATTTCCGTGTCTCTACCCTGCCGATTATGAACGGCGAATCGATCGTTATGCGTATTCTGGACAAATCCAAGGTGATGATACGTCTTGAAGATGCCGGTATGAGTCCTGGCAACTTCAATATTTTCAACGATGCACTCAAGGTGCCGTACGGTATCGTGCTCGTTACAGGTCCTACCGGAAGCGGTAAGACGACCACCCTCTACGGGGCACTAAACAACCTGAAAAGCGTCGACAAGAAGCTCATAACGGTCGAAGATCCTGTCGAGTATCAGATGAACCTGGTCCAGCAGGTGCAGGTCAACCCCAAAGTGGGACTTACCTTCGCGAGTGCGCTGCGATCTATCCTGAGGCAGGACCCGGATATTATCATGATCGGTGAAATCAGGGACCAGGAGACTCTGAGAATCGCGATACAGGCCGCCCTGACAGGACACCTTGTCCTCTCCACTCTCCACACAAACGACTCGATAAGCGCAATCACCAGAATGGCCGATATGGGTATTGAACCCTATCTTATAAGCGGTTCTCTGATAGCCATAGAGGCACAGCGTCTTGTGCGCAAAATCTGTCCCAACTGTAAAAAAGTAGTGGAAATACCCGATCATGTTATAAATGAGCTTCAGGAGTATATTCCGGAACATTACCAGTTCTACAAGGGGGCCGGCTGCAAGGAGTGCCAGGGAACCGGATATATGGGTCGGGAGATGATAAGTGAAGTTCTACGGGTAAACGAGACTCTTACAAGCATGATAGCACGGGAAGCCTCCAAAGCGGAGCTTACGGAAGAGGCTTTTAAAGGAGGTTTCGTTACGATGATCCAGGACGGTGTGAACAAAGCGCTCGAAGGAAAAACCACAATCGATGAAGTATTAAGGGTTGCGAGGTTATCATGA
- a CDS encoding transformation system protein: MLEIEKLEREWRRYKMKRLKPWFLFALSILLISGVATWVGKEDIVRAFEASGKESGAQQIAGRAEESPSGVNTHSSGSGEKTPEEESGKQAAEPESANGLENVKLQSPSKPLSASVTDEKVSDKSTPAANEPDVTLNADTDFLKSFDRIETVSSSKKRKETVKPASERAIHENNGKIAKGSTEEIRESKEESFVQDRERSTSGIQIVATKVNNTLKHLIAKFNRTNDPKLASYIAQSYYKKGDYKEALKWSVTANSLDPSSEETWLVYARSKVKLGRKEEAIKALRIYLNQYNSRRAKSYLKSLESGR; this comes from the coding sequence ATGCTTGAAATAGAGAAGCTGGAACGTGAGTGGCGCAGGTACAAGATGAAACGGCTGAAACCGTGGTTCCTGTTTGCACTTTCAATACTTCTGATCTCCGGCGTAGCAACATGGGTAGGGAAAGAGGATATCGTTCGTGCTTTTGAAGCCAGCGGCAAAGAAAGTGGTGCGCAACAGATAGCCGGCAGGGCAGAGGAGTCGCCTTCCGGTGTCAACACCCACAGCTCCGGTTCAGGGGAAAAAACCCCGGAAGAAGAGAGTGGCAAGCAGGCGGCCGAGCCTGAGAGTGCAAATGGCCTTGAAAACGTAAAGCTTCAAAGCCCTTCGAAACCTCTATCTGCATCCGTTACGGATGAGAAAGTGAGCGACAAAAGCACTCCGGCTGCAAATGAACCGGATGTCACACTCAATGCAGACACCGACTTCCTGAAGTCATTCGACCGTATCGAAACGGTATCCAGCTCCAAAAAGAGAAAAGAGACAGTAAAACCCGCAAGTGAAAGGGCCATACACGAAAATAACGGTAAGATTGCAAAAGGCAGTACCGAAGAGATAAGAGAGAGCAAGGAAGAGAGTTTCGTACAAGATCGGGAGAGAAGTACTTCCGGCATACAGATAGTTGCGACCAAAGTAAACAATACATTGAAGCATCTGATCGCCAAGTTCAACAGGACGAACGATCCCAAACTTGCCTCATATATAGCCCAAAGCTACTATAAAAAAGGAGACTACAAAGAGGCTTTGAAGTGGAGCGTCACCGCAAACTCTCTCGATCCATCCAGTGAAGAGACATGGCTCGTGTATGCACGTTCAAAAGTCAAACTTGGCAGAAAAGAGGAGGCGATAAAAGCGTTGAGAATCTATTTGAATCAGTACAATTCCAGGAGAGCGAAGTCATACCTGAAATCTCTGGAGTCGGGGCGATGA
- a CDS encoding MSHA biogenesis protein MshM, which translates to MSKYKELQSIFIDRIEVSHYIGLDTSILFYNKLLESIQKPLKMILLYGRPGTGKSVLINKIYHDAKDKRNVFMIATPIPSEEEFIKKLYTFLLPESTLPENLTYNKFIEICNALKDRKHITVLLDEAQLYPSSMMEKIRLISDTRTIKFVVSLHKTEKEDLIAKEHFQSRIWETIELKNGTVHDTGMYIQKKLIQHNYFEIANMFRKNNIKLIHRFTSGNYREINKLIFTLFEIYDYYETNKPSKIAYPHIKNKYIEMSALKLGYIDA; encoded by the coding sequence ATGAGTAAATACAAAGAGCTGCAGAGTATCTTTATAGACAGGATTGAGGTAAGCCACTATATAGGTCTGGATACATCGATTCTGTTCTACAACAAGCTACTGGAGAGTATACAGAAGCCGTTGAAGATGATCCTACTCTACGGAAGGCCGGGTACAGGCAAAAGTGTACTTATAAACAAAATATATCATGATGCCAAGGACAAGCGCAATGTCTTTATGATCGCAACCCCCATTCCGTCGGAAGAGGAGTTCATAAAGAAACTATATACTTTTCTATTGCCGGAATCGACACTGCCTGAGAATCTTACCTATAACAAATTCATAGAGATATGCAATGCGCTCAAAGATAGAAAGCATATAACGGTTCTTCTTGACGAAGCCCAGTTATATCCATCTTCGATGATGGAAAAGATACGTCTGATCTCAGATACGAGAACCATCAAATTCGTAGTATCACTTCACAAAACCGAGAAAGAGGATCTGATAGCGAAAGAGCATTTTCAATCCAGAATCTGGGAGACCATAGAGCTGAAAAACGGTACCGTACACGATACAGGTATGTACATACAGAAGAAGCTGATTCAACACAACTACTTCGAAATAGCGAACATGTTCCGAAAAAACAATATAAAACTTATTCACAGATTTACCAGTGGCAACTACAGAGAGATAAACAAGCTGATATTTACCCTTTTTGAAATATATGACTACTACGAAACCAACAAACCCTCTAAAATCGCATACCCTCATATAAAGAATAAATATATCGAGATGTCGGCACTGAAACTGGGATATATAGATGCTTGA
- a CDS encoding type IV pilus biogenesis protein PilQ, whose translation MKCMKTVKLSVLAAAVTASLGFTSNLQAACEDNLFNIKANQGTRISEVINQLADQCDLTLIIKDKEAARKLRTRLNRLSLKDSTLPEVLQVVLNEHNLNYSLDGNILKISYLLTKTFHVNYISTERVSTSSTKVTLSSGAARQQQSMQGQRQGVSTGTMSAGESESGINVTSDDKFIFWSDLLEQISDILNRPEDTYKAGDPVVDKESGLVTITGTKKQLDRVEDYIDNLMKRLHKQVLIDVKMYAVVLSKGNETGIDWRQLYNLQNFKVTAENLTTNENVYEIQYPTTTMQDPYIKTFGQGTATFTDIVMTAQIGTIIKFLKSQGDVHSVSNPKVLTLNNQAAMITVGKQYFYKIKNSTTTSNTGGSTVAQNEIIDSVFAGVLLDITPEIAADGTITLKINPSVSDTITPVTNDNLNRTMPPDLERRQMASVVTVKDGSHVILGGLITDRVNKSTNKVPLLGDIPLLGYAFRYDELTDEKVELVIIVTPHLVEAKSSMTLKDLGYDRLSDSNLTKMQ comes from the coding sequence ATGAAATGTATGAAAACTGTCAAGCTGTCTGTTTTGGCGGCCGCCGTGACCGCATCGCTTGGATTTACCTCTAATCTGCAGGCGGCATGTGAAGATAATCTTTTCAATATCAAGGCCAACCAGGGAACAAGGATTTCGGAAGTTATAAACCAGTTGGCCGATCAGTGCGACCTTACACTTATCATTAAGGACAAAGAGGCCGCCAGAAAGCTGAGAACACGTCTGAACCGGTTATCGCTGAAAGACTCAACTCTTCCGGAAGTTCTGCAGGTTGTTTTGAACGAGCACAACCTGAACTACTCCCTGGACGGCAATATACTGAAGATTTCATACCTTTTGACCAAAACCTTTCATGTCAACTACATAAGTACAGAGAGGGTAAGTACAAGTAGTACGAAGGTGACACTCTCTAGCGGAGCCGCGCGACAACAGCAATCAATGCAGGGGCAGAGGCAGGGAGTTTCTACGGGAACGATGAGTGCCGGAGAATCGGAGAGCGGGATTAATGTTACTTCCGACGACAAATTTATCTTCTGGTCCGACCTTCTGGAGCAGATAAGTGATATCCTTAACCGTCCCGAAGATACGTACAAAGCCGGTGATCCCGTCGTTGACAAAGAGTCCGGCCTTGTCACCATCACCGGAACCAAAAAGCAGTTGGACCGAGTGGAAGACTATATCGACAACTTGATGAAGAGGCTTCACAAACAGGTTTTGATAGATGTAAAAATGTATGCAGTGGTTCTGAGCAAGGGTAACGAAACAGGAATCGACTGGAGGCAGCTATACAATCTTCAGAATTTCAAAGTTACCGCCGAGAACCTGACAACAAATGAGAATGTATATGAAATCCAGTATCCGACTACAACGATGCAAGACCCCTATATAAAAACGTTCGGGCAGGGAACGGCCACATTTACAGATATCGTGATGACGGCACAGATCGGAACGATCATCAAGTTTCTCAAGTCACAGGGGGATGTACACTCGGTCTCCAACCCAAAAGTCTTGACACTCAACAACCAGGCCGCGATGATAACAGTAGGAAAACAGTACTTCTACAAAATAAAAAACAGTACCACTACCAGTAATACCGGCGGAAGCACGGTGGCTCAGAATGAAATCATAGATTCCGTATTTGCAGGCGTTCTTCTGGATATAACGCCGGAAATAGCTGCTGACGGTACTATCACACTGAAGATAAACCCTTCAGTAAGCGACACTATTACACCTGTAACAAACGACAACCTCAACAGGACGATGCCGCCTGACCTGGAGAGAAGACAGATGGCTTCCGTTGTTACCGTAAAAGACGGCTCTCACGTTATTCTTGGAGGTTTAATTACAGACAGGGTCAACAAGTCGACCAACAAGGTACCCCTGCTAGGCGACATCCCCCTCCTGGGATACGCCTTCAGGTATGACGAGTTGACGGACGAAAAGGTTGAGCTTGTCATCATCGTAACTCCGCATCTGGTTGAGGCTAAATCCTCCATGACACTGAAGGACCTTGGATACGACCGGCTATCTGACAGCAATCTGACCAAGATGCAATGA
- a CDS encoding GTP-binding protein Era gives MSQDTSSDINTKAGFVAVVGRPNAGKSTLLNWLVGEKLAMVSKKAQATRKRMNIIVMYENSQIIFVDTPGIHEKERLLNRFMLQEVFKAIGDCDLILFLAPAKDSLEHYRKFLQINGRNRPHIVVLSKIDEVSNEELLKKIGEYRAYQDRFSALVPVSVTKSIGKEALLKEISANLPRSPWLYDPELLTTTSIKEIYKEMIRESIFDNLSDEIPYETDVIIEKVDEQPGLDRVQATIITEKKSQKMIIVGRGGSTIKRIGRDARLKMEEFSGKKIFLELFVSVKSGWSKTKKSLSEVGYIFDR, from the coding sequence ATGTCGCAAGATACATCCTCTGATATAAATACGAAAGCGGGCTTCGTAGCCGTAGTCGGCCGTCCCAACGCCGGAAAAAGCACACTGCTGAACTGGCTGGTCGGCGAAAAACTGGCGATGGTAAGCAAGAAGGCCCAGGCGACCAGAAAACGTATGAATATTATCGTGATGTATGAAAATAGTCAGATAATATTTGTAGATACGCCCGGAATACACGAAAAAGAGCGCCTCCTGAACCGCTTCATGCTCCAAGAGGTGTTCAAAGCGATCGGCGATTGCGACCTTATACTTTTTCTCGCTCCCGCCAAAGACAGTCTTGAGCACTACAGGAAGTTTTTGCAAATAAACGGCAGGAACAGGCCGCATATCGTTGTTTTGAGCAAAATTGACGAAGTGAGCAACGAGGAGCTTTTGAAAAAGATCGGTGAATACCGGGCCTATCAGGATCGCTTTTCGGCACTTGTTCCGGTCTCGGTTACCAAGAGTATCGGCAAAGAGGCGCTGCTGAAAGAGATTTCCGCAAATCTTCCGAGATCACCCTGGTTATATGATCCTGAACTGTTGACTACGACAAGTATAAAAGAGATCTACAAGGAGATGATCAGAGAGTCGATCTTCGACAATCTGAGCGACGAGATCCCTTATGAAACGGACGTAATCATCGAAAAGGTCGATGAACAGCCGGGCCTCGACCGTGTCCAGGCTACGATCATCACCGAAAAGAAGAGCCAGAAGATGATAATAGTCGGACGCGGAGGCTCTACTATAAAGAGGATCGGCAGAGACGCCAGGTTGAAGATGGAAGAGTTTTCAGGGAAAAAAATTTTTCTCGAGCTTTTCGTAAGTGTAAAAAGCGGCTGGTCAAAGACAAAGAAGTCGTTGAGTGAAGTCGGATATATATTCGACCGATAG